TGGTGACGGCAGGCCGCCTGCTGCTGGTGCGGCATTTCAATCGCGAGCGCGTCGGGGACGGGCAGTTGCCACGGTGGCGGGCACATTACGTCAACGCGACACTGGTTGGCGGCCTGGTCTGGGGTGTCGGCAGCGTCCTTCTAGTGGTTGGCAAACCGCACGTGCTGCAGCTGTTCGCCTGGGTAGTGCTCGGCGCCGCAATACTGGTGGAGTTTCCGTCTCTCGCGCGGCTTGGGCGCCCTTATGCGTGGCTGCTGATCGCGACGCTGACGGGGCCATTGGCACTGATGCTGCTTGGTCCGCAGCCGCTGCCCGGCGGCGCCGGTGCCTTGCTGTTGCTCGCCTGCAGCAGTGCCTTGGCCGGCCTGGAACTGCATCGTACCTATGTCGATGGCGTGCAGATGCAGGTGGAGTTCGCGCGCCTGGCCCGCTTCGACCAGCTGACTGGTCTGGCCAATCGGCGGCATTTCGACGAGACGCTGGCCGGCGAGTGGCAGCGCGCGCTGCGCCTGCGCGGCGAAATGGCCTTGGTCATCTTCGATGTGGACGAATTCAAGCCGTACAACGACCACTATGGTCATCCGGGCGGGGATGCCTGTCTGCGCCGCCTGGCGGCGGTGGCGCGCGAGTTGGTGCACCGCCACGGCGATCTGGTGGTGCGGCTCGGTGGCGAGGAGTTCGGTGTCCTGCTGCCCTTGACGCCGGCCAGCGGCGCCAGCGCGGTGGCCGACATGCTGCGACGGGCAGTCGAGAATCTGCGGCTGCCGCACGCGCCGGGGACCAGCCATCCGATCGTCACCATCAGCCTCGGGGTTGCCAGCGTGCGTC
This Immundisolibacter cernigliae DNA region includes the following protein-coding sequences:
- a CDS encoding sensor domain-containing diguanylate cyclase — its product is MRIARLRSPRPIGDRPAGHDALGPAAQRLSPHPQLRRQVVDLYRRGSVPPLLSLLCACGLAGLLWPVLPAPVAGAWLLAHGVVTAGRLLLVRHFNRERVGDGQLPRWRAHYVNATLVGGLVWGVGSVLLVVGKPHVLQLFAWVVLGAAILVEFPSLARLGRPYAWLLIATLTGPLALMLLGPQPLPGGAGALLLLACSSALAGLELHRTYVDGVQMQVEFARLARFDQLTGLANRRHFDETLAGEWQRALRLRGEMALVIFDVDEFKPYNDHYGHPGGDACLRRLAAVARELVHRHGDLVVRLGGEEFGVLLPLTPASGASAVADMLRRAVENLRLPHAPGTSHPIVTISLGVASVRPHSGCRPEDLMQAADAALYQAKRAGRNRVMTAPEIDLASPAARRMRAVLH